A single genomic interval of Zunongwangia sp. HGR-M22 harbors:
- a CDS encoding saccharopine dehydrogenase family protein produces MQQILLIGAGKSTAVLIKYLSEKSSEENFTLLVADRDLSLAKKAVQNHQNCHAISFDIFDAESCETYIAPVAIVISMLPARFHIKIAKVCLKLKKNLVTASYITAEMKALDVEVKKAGLIFMNEIGVDPGIDHMSAMHIIDRIRDNGGKIIMFESFCGGLVAPENDTNLWNYKFTWNPRNVVVAGQGGVAEFIQEGKYKYIPYHRLFRRTEFLDIENYGRFEAYANRNSLDYRKAYGLDDVLTLYRGTIRRVGFSRAWNMFVQLGMTDDSFTMENSEDMTYREFVNSFLPYSPTDSVELKLRHNLKIDQDDSMWEKLIDIDLFNSKKTIGIKNATPAQALQRILEEQWKLAPEDKDMLVMYHKLGYEIKGKKKQIDATMVCIGKNQTETAMAKTVGLPVGIATIKILKKEITTPGVHLPISREVYEPILRELQQNGINFKEKQTTYLGYNPIGGVSN; encoded by the coding sequence ATGCAACAAATCCTGTTAATTGGGGCGGGAAAATCTACCGCTGTTCTTATAAAATATCTTTCAGAAAAATCTTCTGAAGAAAACTTTACACTTCTTGTTGCAGACAGAGATTTATCGCTTGCAAAAAAAGCAGTCCAAAATCACCAAAATTGTCATGCTATTAGCTTTGATATTTTTGATGCTGAAAGTTGCGAAACTTATATCGCACCTGTAGCTATTGTAATCTCTATGCTCCCAGCAAGATTTCACATAAAAATTGCAAAAGTCTGTCTGAAATTGAAAAAGAACCTGGTAACGGCATCTTACATTACCGCAGAGATGAAAGCTTTAGATGTTGAAGTGAAAAAGGCCGGACTTATATTTATGAATGAAATTGGCGTTGACCCGGGAATAGATCATATGAGCGCCATGCATATAATTGATAGAATTAGAGATAATGGTGGAAAAATAATAATGTTTGAGTCTTTTTGTGGCGGACTTGTAGCTCCAGAAAATGATACTAATTTGTGGAATTATAAATTTACCTGGAACCCGCGTAACGTTGTAGTTGCCGGGCAAGGTGGTGTTGCTGAATTTATTCAGGAAGGAAAGTACAAATACATTCCTTATCACCGCTTGTTTAGAAGAACAGAATTTTTAGACATTGAAAATTATGGCCGATTTGAAGCTTACGCTAATCGAAACTCTTTAGATTATCGCAAAGCTTACGGGCTGGACGATGTTCTAACACTTTACCGCGGTACGATACGCCGGGTAGGTTTTAGCAGAGCGTGGAATATGTTTGTACAATTAGGAATGACCGATGATAGTTTTACAATGGAAAACTCGGAGGACATGACTTATAGAGAATTTGTAAATTCTTTTTTACCTTATTCCCCTACAGATTCGGTCGAACTAAAATTAAGACACAACCTAAAAATAGACCAAGACGATAGCATGTGGGAAAAATTAATAGATATAGATCTCTTTAATTCTAAAAAAACCATTGGAATAAAAAATGCCACACCAGCACAAGCCCTTCAGAGAATTCTTGAAGAGCAGTGGAAACTAGCCCCGGAAGATAAAGACATGTTGGTAATGTACCATAAACTTGGCTACGAAATAAAAGGCAAGAAAAAACAAATTGATGCTACCATGGTTTGTATAGGTAAAAACCAAACAGAGACAGCAATGGCGAAGACCGTTGGATTACCTGTTGGTATTGCTACAATAAAAATTTTAAAAAAAGAAATTACCACTCCTGGTGTGCATTTGCCAATTTCAAGGGAAGTTTACGAGCCGATTTTGAGAGAACTTCAACAAAACGGTATCAATTTTAAAGAAAAACAAACTACTTACTTAGGTTACAACCCTATAGGTGGTGTAAGTAATTAG
- the pckA gene encoding phosphoenolpyruvate carboxykinase (ATP) — protein MALKGIITKTISLNKYGIENGKVNYQLSPEELQQITIENKQGEETRNGVLAIKTGKFTGRSPKDRFIVQDEVTKDRVWWGDINIPFDASKFDKLYDKVASYLSGKEVFVRDAYACADKDYKLNIRVINEYPWSNMFSYNMFLRPTEAELQNFKEDWIIINAPGFKANPEEDGTRQPNFAILNFSKKIALIGGTGYTGEIKKGIFSALNLILPVDKNTLPMHCSANVGEEGDTAIFFGLSGTGKTTLSADPKRKLIGDDEHGWSPDDKIFNFEGGCYAKVINLSKENEADIYNAIKPGAILENIVFKNGEVDYTDTSITQNTRVSYPIDHIHNIQQPSIGENPKNIFFLTADAFGVLPPISKLSPGQAAYHFISGYTAKVAGTEEGVHEPLPSFSACFGAPFMPLHPTKYAEMLSLKMKKAKVNVWLVNTGWTGGPYGTGKRMKLGFTRAMIDAALAGDFEKITFEKEEYFGLKIPKYCPNVPSNILNPKNTWRDQEAYDAKAQYLADSFIQNFKKFEEYADSEILSGAPVNYECNF, from the coding sequence ATGGCTTTAAAAGGCATTATCACGAAAACGATTTCGTTAAATAAATACGGAATCGAAAATGGCAAAGTGAATTACCAATTATCACCTGAAGAACTTCAACAGATAACCATTGAGAATAAACAGGGAGAGGAAACTAGAAATGGCGTGCTTGCTATTAAAACAGGAAAATTCACTGGGAGGTCGCCCAAAGATCGATTTATCGTTCAAGATGAAGTAACTAAAGATCGCGTTTGGTGGGGAGATATTAATATTCCTTTTGATGCGTCGAAATTCGATAAATTATATGATAAAGTAGCTAGTTACCTGTCTGGAAAAGAAGTTTTTGTTCGAGATGCTTATGCCTGCGCTGATAAGGATTATAAATTAAACATTAGAGTTATAAACGAATATCCTTGGTCTAATATGTTTTCTTACAATATGTTTTTAAGACCTACGGAAGCAGAATTGCAAAATTTTAAGGAAGACTGGATTATAATAAATGCTCCCGGTTTTAAAGCAAATCCTGAAGAAGACGGTACGCGCCAGCCAAACTTCGCAATTTTGAATTTTAGTAAAAAAATTGCTTTAATAGGAGGGACTGGTTATACCGGGGAAATTAAAAAAGGTATTTTTTCAGCATTAAATCTTATTTTACCAGTCGATAAAAATACGCTGCCGATGCATTGCTCTGCAAACGTAGGAGAGGAAGGTGATACCGCTATATTTTTTGGATTATCCGGTACGGGAAAGACTACGCTTTCTGCCGATCCTAAGCGGAAGTTAATAGGAGATGATGAGCATGGTTGGTCGCCAGATGATAAAATTTTCAACTTTGAGGGTGGTTGTTATGCAAAAGTTATTAATCTATCGAAAGAAAATGAAGCCGACATTTATAACGCGATAAAACCAGGTGCGATTTTAGAGAATATTGTCTTTAAAAATGGTGAAGTAGATTATACAGATACAAGTATCACTCAGAACACGCGCGTAAGTTATCCAATAGATCATATTCATAATATTCAGCAACCATCTATTGGGGAAAATCCTAAGAATATTTTCTTTTTAACTGCAGATGCCTTTGGCGTGCTACCACCAATAAGTAAGCTTAGCCCGGGACAAGCTGCTTATCATTTTATAAGCGGATATACCGCAAAAGTTGCAGGAACTGAAGAAGGTGTGCATGAGCCATTGCCCAGCTTTTCAGCTTGTTTTGGTGCACCTTTTATGCCGTTACATCCAACAAAATATGCTGAAATGCTAAGCCTAAAAATGAAAAAAGCGAAAGTAAATGTTTGGCTTGTTAATACGGGCTGGACAGGTGGTCCTTACGGAACTGGAAAACGAATGAAATTAGGTTTTACCCGAGCGATGATCGATGCAGCATTAGCAGGAGACTTTGAAAAAATTACTTTTGAAAAAGAAGAATATTTTGGCTTGAAAATTCCCAAGTACTGTCCTAATGTTCCATCTAATATTTTAAATCCCAAAAATACATGGAGGGATCAAGAAGCTTACGATGCAAAAGCACAATATTTAGCCGATAGCTTTATACAAAATTTCAAAAAATTTGAGGAGTATGCTGATTCTGAAATTCTTTCAGGAGCTCCCGTAAATTATGAATGTAATTTTTAG
- a CDS encoding DUF4271 domain-containing protein, with translation MIVIVRNLYNQRFNDFLSILTSNKFMLFKGKENNPFHGFNILLFSVNALSISVLIFWAYKFYHTPPTEDFALIYIRILTAYVCFILLKFGVEKIISNIFDMDQAIDLYLFQKLSYRNYIALLVLPVTLLLIYTVNINDFWVYGLGSAILLANLTGIFNIFKQYQRLITDNWFYFILYLCALEIAPYFILYKLIVVYQMI, from the coding sequence ATGATTGTAATCGTTAGAAACCTTTACAACCAGCGTTTTAACGATTTTCTTTCTATTCTCACTTCCAACAAATTTATGCTGTTTAAAGGAAAAGAGAACAATCCTTTTCATGGATTTAACATTTTGCTATTCAGCGTAAATGCGCTTTCAATATCGGTGCTTATCTTTTGGGCTTACAAGTTTTACCACACTCCTCCTACTGAGGATTTTGCCCTCATTTATATTAGAATTCTTACTGCTTACGTGTGTTTTATACTTTTAAAATTCGGAGTTGAAAAAATTATTTCCAACATTTTCGATATGGATCAGGCAATAGACCTCTATCTATTTCAGAAATTAAGCTATAGAAACTATATCGCCCTTCTGGTTTTACCGGTAACACTTTTATTAATTTACACCGTAAATATTAATGATTTTTGGGTTTATGGTTTGGGTAGCGCTATACTTCTAGCAAATTTAACAGGAATATTTAACATCTTTAAGCAATATCAAAGGTTAATTACAGACAACTGGTTTTATTTTATTTTGTACCTTTGCGCTCTCGAAATTGCCCCTTATTTTATTTTATATAAACTGATAGTAGTTTATCAAATGATCTGA
- a CDS encoding ferritin yields MKDLVRQNLLIHVDVLDLLNKQIKQEAQSSAAYLAMASWCDHNGLVYSAEFFYEQSKEERDHMMKIFHFINDNGGTAYSPEVANINHDFTSLEEIFETALDQEIAITKSIHNIIYECRNKRDLTTENFLQWYVKEQMEEEQTMRRALELFDLINTENVGLRFLDERIKEIREEANPE; encoded by the coding sequence ATGAAAGACCTTGTAAGACAAAATCTACTAATACATGTAGATGTTTTAGATCTATTAAATAAACAGATCAAACAGGAAGCGCAATCTTCTGCCGCTTATCTTGCAATGGCCTCTTGGTGCGATCACAACGGACTAGTATATAGTGCTGAATTCTTCTATGAGCAATCTAAAGAAGAACGTGACCATATGATGAAAATATTTCACTTTATAAATGATAATGGTGGAACAGCATATTCTCCTGAAGTAGCAAATATTAATCACGATTTTACTTCTTTAGAAGAAATTTTCGAAACCGCATTAGATCAAGAGATCGCCATTACAAAAAGCATTCACAATATTATTTATGAATGTAGAAATAAGCGTGATCTTACTACTGAAAACTTTTTACAGTGGTATGTAAAAGAGCAGATGGAAGAAGAACAAACGATGCGTAGAGCGTTAGAATTGTTTGATCTTATTAATACTGAAAATGTTGGACTTAGATTCTTAGATGAAAGAATCAAAGAAATTAGAGAAGAAGCAAATCCTGAATAA
- a CDS encoding DUF423 domain-containing protein yields MTRRFLVTGGIFGLLAVILGAFGAHGLKSVLDVETLNSFETGVKYQMYHALLFLALANLQKIQSAVLYWFFCVGVIFFSGSIYLLSLDQLAGLDLSSIALITPLGGALLIVGWTLLIFRAFKLKYQ; encoded by the coding sequence ATGACGCGCAGATTTTTAGTGACAGGAGGAATATTTGGACTTTTAGCCGTAATTCTAGGTGCTTTTGGAGCCCATGGATTGAAAAGCGTGCTTGATGTAGAAACGCTGAACTCGTTTGAAACCGGAGTTAAATATCAAATGTACCATGCACTTTTATTTCTTGCTTTGGCCAATCTCCAAAAAATACAAAGTGCTGTTTTATATTGGTTTTTTTGCGTAGGTGTTATATTTTTTAGTGGATCTATTTATTTATTGAGCCTAGATCAGTTAGCTGGATTAGATCTTAGTAGCATCGCATTGATAACTCCCTTAGGAGGTGCTTTATTAATTGTTGGTTGGACACTTCTTATATTTAGAGCATTTAAGTTAAAATATCAGTAA
- a CDS encoding Ig-like domain-containing protein, producing the protein MNRKLINFILFIIIITSVVRCAKKGMPEGGPIDEEPPRFIRANPENYTTNFKAEEIRILFNEYIKLENPQQQIIISPPMDPKPNILPLGQARKDVRIEIGDTLRENTTYAINFGKSIVDNNEGNPYPYFKYVFSTGDYIDSLEVSGFIEDAYLKETPEFVSIFLYEMDSTYTDSVVYKDIPRYVSYTRDSSVNFDLENLKAGKYQMVAILDDNDNYKFNPGKDKIGFLEHPITIPTDSVYTLSIFQEELAFEVKRPKLFKGRQLLIGYQGMPNLDDLELNFLYPPIDPPVSRITRDAKTDTLYYWLRDPIETDSVSLEVVTPRQRDTVYIRMAQLERDSLNVSPEPSGNIEYKQPFLLKANTPLVEKNDALITILNKDSIEVPFTSEIRYLENQLEINFEKEPEDTYYFKALPGTLIDLFGDQNDTINQKLTTKPLSDYGSLIMSLRNVRSYPIIIELTTLKGELVKKQTLTEGTNFTFEHLNAGDYFLRIIYDKNENGYWDTGSWLERRKPEKISYYPDTLSVRASWDKVIPPFYLD; encoded by the coding sequence ATGAATAGGAAGCTTATCAACTTTATTCTTTTTATAATTATAATCACATCTGTAGTGCGATGTGCTAAAAAAGGAATGCCAGAGGGTGGCCCTATAGATGAAGAACCGCCACGTTTTATAAGAGCTAATCCCGAAAATTATACCACTAATTTTAAGGCTGAAGAAATTAGAATTTTGTTCAATGAATATATAAAGCTTGAAAATCCTCAGCAACAAATCATCATTTCTCCACCAATGGATCCTAAACCAAATATTCTTCCCTTGGGGCAGGCAAGAAAAGATGTAAGAATTGAAATTGGTGACACGCTAAGAGAAAATACCACTTATGCTATTAACTTTGGGAAAAGCATTGTTGATAATAACGAAGGAAATCCTTATCCATATTTCAAATATGTTTTTAGTACCGGAGATTACATAGATTCTCTTGAGGTTTCAGGGTTTATTGAAGATGCTTATTTAAAAGAAACGCCTGAATTTGTTTCCATTTTTCTTTACGAAATGGATAGCACGTATACAGATTCTGTAGTTTATAAAGATATTCCCAGATATGTAAGTTATACCAGAGATAGCAGCGTAAACTTTGATTTAGAAAACCTAAAAGCCGGAAAATATCAAATGGTCGCTATTCTTGATGATAACGATAACTACAAATTTAACCCGGGAAAAGACAAAATTGGATTTTTAGAACACCCAATCACAATACCTACCGATAGCGTTTATACGCTTTCTATTTTTCAGGAAGAATTAGCTTTCGAGGTTAAACGACCTAAACTTTTTAAAGGAAGGCAATTACTAATTGGCTATCAAGGCATGCCGAATTTGGATGATTTGGAGCTTAATTTTCTTTACCCTCCAATAGATCCACCGGTGTCCAGAATTACACGCGATGCCAAAACCGATACGCTTTACTACTGGCTTAGAGATCCTATAGAAACCGATAGTGTTTCTTTAGAAGTTGTAACGCCACGCCAGCGCGACACTGTTTATATAAGAATGGCGCAATTGGAAAGAGATTCTTTAAATGTAAGTCCAGAGCCTTCTGGAAACATAGAATACAAGCAACCATTTTTACTGAAAGCAAATACGCCTTTAGTTGAAAAAAACGATGCGCTAATTACGATTCTCAATAAAGATTCTATTGAAGTTCCTTTTACTTCTGAAATTCGATATTTAGAAAACCAATTAGAAATTAATTTTGAAAAGGAACCGGAAGACACGTATTATTTCAAAGCTTTACCGGGAACTTTAATCGATCTATTTGGAGATCAAAACGATACTATAAATCAGAAGTTAACCACCAAACCTTTATCAGACTACGGAAGCCTAATCATGTCGCTTCGCAATGTAAGAAGCTATCCTATTATTATAGAGCTTACTACTCTAAAAGGAGAATTGGTAAAAAAGCAAACCTTAACTGAAGGCACAAATTTTACTTTTGAACATCTAAATGCCGGAGATTATTTTCTAAGAATTATCTACGATAAAAATGAAAATGGATATTGGGATACCGGTAGCTGGTTAGAAAGACGAAAGCCTGAAAAAATTAGTTACTATCCTGATACACTTTCGGTTCGTGCAAGTTGGGACAAAGTTATTCCTCCGTTCTATTTAGATTAA
- a CDS encoding polyprenol monophosphomannose synthase, producing MVHGLIIIPTYNEIENIERLVRNIFSQPRKFHILVVDDSSPDGTATRVRTLQAEFPEALFLEERKEKTGLGTAYIHGFKWALQREYDYIFEMDADFSHNPNDLIRLYNACKREDADVAIGSRYVTGVNVINWPMNRVLMSWLASKYVRLITGMDIHDTTAGYVCYKKEVLKRINLDKIQFVGYAFQIEMKFKSHLFGFKVTEVPVIFTDRTRGTSKMSGSIIYEAVFGVIKMKVKSLFNRR from the coding sequence ATGGTTCATGGGCTTATAATTATACCCACGTACAATGAAATTGAAAATATTGAGCGTCTGGTAAGAAATATTTTTTCTCAACCACGCAAATTTCATATTTTGGTAGTAGATGATAGTTCACCAGATGGTACTGCAACCAGAGTAAGAACTTTACAAGCAGAGTTTCCTGAAGCACTTTTTTTAGAAGAGCGTAAAGAAAAAACAGGTTTGGGAACTGCTTACATACACGGGTTTAAATGGGCCTTGCAACGAGAATACGATTATATTTTCGAAATGGATGCCGATTTTTCCCATAATCCCAACGATCTTATACGTTTATATAATGCCTGCAAAAGAGAAGATGCAGATGTAGCAATAGGATCTAGGTATGTAACCGGAGTTAACGTAATTAACTGGCCAATGAATCGTGTATTAATGTCCTGGTTAGCATCTAAATATGTTAGATTGATTACAGGGATGGATATTCATGATACCACTGCCGGTTATGTTTGTTATAAAAAAGAAGTTCTAAAACGTATAAATTTGGATAAAATTCAATTTGTAGGTTATGCGTTTCAAATAGAGATGAAATTTAAATCTCATCTATTTGGTTTTAAGGTAACCGAAGTGCCGGTTATTTTTACAGATAGAACTAGAGGAACCTCTAAAATGAGCGGCTCTATTATTTATGAAGCTGTTTTTGGAGTAATAAAAATGAAAGTAAAAAGTCTGTTTAACAGAAGATAA
- a CDS encoding Lrp/AsnC ligand binding domain-containing protein, producing MKIIDQNVVIDGIDKTILNFLMEDAKRPILEIAKNIGITGAAVHQRLRKLEKSGLIEGSRLIIEPKLLGYKTMAYVGVYLDKAVSNPLAVNKLKEIPEVIECHYTTGNWSIFIKVLCKDNEHLMKVLNKNIQGIEGVSRTETFISLNQQISRQIKI from the coding sequence ATGAAGATTATAGATCAAAATGTTGTTATCGATGGTATCGATAAAACCATTCTTAACTTTCTTATGGAAGACGCCAAAAGGCCAATTTTAGAAATTGCTAAAAACATAGGAATTACTGGAGCAGCAGTACACCAAAGGCTAAGAAAACTAGAGAAATCTGGGCTAATAGAAGGTTCCAGACTTATTATAGAACCAAAGTTATTAGGCTATAAAACCATGGCTTATGTTGGAGTCTACTTAGACAAAGCCGTAAGTAATCCACTTGCTGTTAATAAACTTAAAGAAATTCCTGAGGTTATCGAATGCCACTACACCACCGGAAACTGGTCTATTTTTATAAAAGTACTTTGCAAAGACAACGAACACTTAATGAAAGTGCTGAATAAAAACATTCAAGGTATCGAAGGTGTTTCCCGTACAGAAACCTTTATTTCGTTAAATCAACAAATTAGTCGACAAATTAAGATTTGA
- a CDS encoding glycine--tRNA ligase: MAKQEDLFKNVISHAKEYGYIFASSEIYDGLSAVYDYGQNGAELKKNIKEYWWKSMVQLHQNIVGIDAAILMHPTTWKASGHVDAFNDPLIDNKDSKKRYRADVLVEDYAEKINQKAQKEIAKAKKRFGDDFDEAQFVATNPRVQRYRAEEKEILERLAKSLTEENLADVKALIEELGIACPESGSKNWTDVKQFNLMFGTKLGASADSATDLYLRPETAQGIFVNFANVQKTGRMKIPFGIAQIGKAFRNEIVARQFIFRQREFEQMEMQFFVRPGEELSWFEKWKETRQKWHASLGLGDDKYRFHDHEKLAHYANAATDIEFDFPFGFKELEGIHSRTDFDLKAHEEHSGKKLRFYDPELKENYVPYVIETSIGLDRMFLAVFSASLQEEDLGDGKSRTVLKLPAVLAPTKAAILPLVKKDGLPELAQEIVEELKWDFRVQYDEKDAVGRRYRRQDAAGTPLCITVDHDSLEDKSVTVRYRDTMEQKRVPISELASIIDQEVNFKHWLKNAK, encoded by the coding sequence ATGGCAAAACAAGAAGATTTATTCAAAAACGTAATATCCCATGCTAAAGAGTATGGGTATATTTTTGCGTCTAGTGAAATATATGACGGATTAAGTGCTGTTTATGATTATGGTCAAAACGGTGCAGAATTAAAGAAAAATATTAAAGAATATTGGTGGAAAAGCATGGTGCAATTGCATCAAAACATTGTAGGCATCGATGCTGCAATTTTGATGCATCCTACAACCTGGAAAGCTTCTGGGCACGTAGATGCATTTAATGATCCGCTAATAGATAATAAAGACTCTAAGAAGCGTTATCGAGCCGATGTTTTGGTGGAAGACTATGCTGAAAAAATCAATCAAAAAGCACAAAAAGAAATTGCGAAAGCTAAAAAGCGTTTTGGTGATGATTTTGATGAAGCCCAATTTGTAGCAACCAATCCAAGAGTACAACGCTACAGAGCTGAAGAAAAAGAAATTTTGGAGCGTTTGGCAAAATCTTTAACTGAAGAAAATCTCGCTGATGTAAAAGCTTTGATTGAAGAGTTGGGAATTGCTTGCCCAGAGAGTGGTTCTAAGAACTGGACTGATGTAAAACAGTTCAACCTAATGTTTGGAACTAAGCTTGGAGCTTCAGCAGACAGCGCAACAGATCTGTATTTAAGACCTGAAACGGCACAGGGTATCTTTGTGAATTTTGCTAATGTTCAAAAAACCGGAAGAATGAAAATCCCTTTCGGAATTGCACAAATTGGTAAAGCCTTTAGAAATGAAATTGTTGCGAGACAGTTTATTTTCCGCCAACGTGAGTTTGAGCAAATGGAGATGCAATTTTTTGTACGTCCTGGAGAAGAACTTAGTTGGTTCGAAAAATGGAAAGAGACGCGTCAAAAATGGCATGCTTCTTTAGGTCTAGGAGATGATAAATATCGCTTCCACGATCACGAGAAGTTAGCACATTACGCCAATGCAGCTACCGATATTGAGTTTGATTTTCCTTTCGGATTTAAAGAATTAGAAGGAATACATTCAAGAACCGATTTCGATCTTAAAGCGCACGAAGAACATTCTGGTAAGAAACTTCGTTTTTATGATCCAGAGCTGAAAGAGAATTATGTGCCATATGTAATCGAAACCTCTATTGGTTTAGATCGTATGTTCTTAGCCGTATTTTCTGCTTCATTGCAAGAAGAAGATCTTGGTGATGGAAAATCGAGAACAGTTCTTAAGTTACCGGCGGTTTTAGCGCCAACAAAAGCAGCGATTTTACCATTGGTTAAAAAAGATGGTTTGCCAGAATTAGCGCAAGAAATTGTAGAAGAGCTTAAGTGGGATTTTAGAGTGCAATATGATGAGAAAGATGCTGTGGGTAGACGTTATCGTCGCCAGGATGCTGCAGGAACGCCATTATGTATTACTGTAGATCACGATTCTTTGGAAGATAAATCGGTTACGGTACGTTATCGTGATACGATGGAACAAAAACGAGTTCCAATTTCAGAATTAGCTTCGATTATCGATCAAGAAGTGAATTTTAAACACTGGTTGAAAAATGCGAAGTAA
- a CDS encoding ComF family protein yields the protein MFHDFINLFYPITCNCCDRPLLNNEKVICTSCLHQLPVTNYQPNNVNQADKVFYGRAEINAAYSLLLFRKKGMVQTLLHNLKYKRQFEISHFLGRWTGEILKNTPRFKQIDLVIPVPLHKKRLKERGYNQVEGFGKEIAKSLGAVYREDILLKTSFSKKQALKNRISRWNLMEESFQLKEPSVISGKHILLVDDILTTGATLEACINCLRYSEKIKISIATMAITV from the coding sequence ATGTTTCACGATTTTATAAACCTGTTCTATCCAATCACCTGCAATTGCTGTGACAGGCCATTATTAAATAATGAAAAAGTGATTTGCACCTCTTGCTTACATCAACTTCCCGTAACAAATTACCAACCTAATAACGTGAATCAGGCCGATAAAGTATTTTATGGTAGAGCTGAAATTAACGCTGCGTATTCACTACTGCTTTTTCGTAAAAAGGGCATGGTGCAAACCTTGCTTCATAACCTCAAATATAAGAGACAATTTGAAATAAGCCATTTTTTAGGACGATGGACAGGCGAAATTCTTAAAAACACGCCAAGATTTAAGCAAATTGACCTGGTGATTCCAGTACCGCTACACAAAAAACGTTTAAAAGAACGCGGTTACAATCAGGTAGAAGGTTTTGGTAAAGAAATCGCAAAAAGTCTGGGTGCAGTTTATCGCGAAGATATATTACTGAAAACAAGTTTTTCAAAAAAGCAAGCACTAAAAAATCGAATATCAAGATGGAATCTTATGGAAGAATCTTTTCAGCTTAAAGAGCCATCAGTAATTTCAGGAAAGCACATTCTTTTAGTAGATGATATTCTAACCACCGGAGCCACTTTAGAAGCTTGTATTAATTGTTTACGCTATTCAGAAAAAATAAAGATCAGTATCGCTACTATGGCAATTACCGTATGA
- a CDS encoding uroporphyrinogen-III synthase, with product MKVKTILVSQPEPKIENSPYFELEEKQKVKVDFVPFIHVEGVSSKEVRQQKVDLSKHTAIILTSRNAVDHFFRVAEEMRFKVPDSLKYFCLSEAVAYYLQKYVVYRKRKIYVGKRTFEELSPLIKKYKNEKFLLPSSDMLKPIIPKTLDKLGVQWKQAVFYKTVVSDLSHLSEVTYDILVFFSPSGIKSLFENFPDFKQNNTRIAVFGNTTIKAAKDHGLTVNIKAPTSETPSMTMALSKYIAEANKK from the coding sequence ATGAAAGTGAAAACAATTTTGGTTTCTCAACCAGAACCTAAAATAGAAAACTCTCCATATTTTGAACTGGAGGAAAAACAAAAGGTTAAAGTTGATTTCGTTCCTTTTATACACGTAGAAGGTGTTTCTTCAAAAGAAGTTAGACAGCAAAAAGTAGATCTTTCTAAACATACCGCTATAATCTTAACCAGTAGAAATGCCGTAGATCACTTTTTTAGAGTAGCTGAGGAAATGAGATTTAAAGTTCCAGATTCTCTTAAGTATTTCTGTCTTAGTGAGGCAGTAGCCTACTATTTACAAAAATATGTGGTTTATAGAAAAAGAAAAATTTACGTAGGTAAACGTACATTTGAAGAATTATCGCCTCTTATTAAAAAGTATAAGAACGAAAAGTTTTTATTACCATCTTCAGACATGCTTAAACCTATTATACCTAAAACTTTAGATAAATTAGGTGTACAATGGAAACAAGCAGTTTTTTACAAAACGGTAGTAAGCGATCTTTCGCATCTTAGTGAGGTGACTTATGATATTCTGGTATTTTTTAGCCCTAGCGGTATTAAATCTCTATTTGAAAACTTTCCAGACTTTAAACAAAATAATACAAGAATTGCTGTTTTTGGAAACACCACCATTAAAGCAGCAAAAGACCACGGTTTAACAGTAAATATTAAAGCGCCAACATCAGAAACCCCTTCTATGACGATGGCTCTTAGTAAATATATAGCAGAAGCGAATAAGAAATAA